A window of the Limanda limanda chromosome 8, fLimLim1.1, whole genome shotgun sequence genome harbors these coding sequences:
- the LOC133008961 gene encoding proline-rich protein 5-like, whose translation MMGSFRRPRPRFMSSPVLSDLARFHASSPSLHISNTSVWNSVQSAVIKVFQGGALQTNELFTLNESIRWLLKTEMGSFITEYFQNQLLTRGLSDVLDQILLHAGNERLVALGDTWDRFFTETLPTLQAIFYPVQGQELTVRQMVLLAFRDLVLLKLHLEETLGTAASIPPPVTQMLLVLQGIHESGTPSLEYYQLERLVEVVVRPYVSNVLHNTNHLLLESRHLRLSGSLLGDQPEITICQHHSSSDSSSLAPLVEQEGEAYLEKAGGVRRHTVANAHSDVRLLSASGRMHARAERNNGVGGGAGGVRFMVGGGSMSPFSSQTDMMESPRGGVICLPDS comes from the exons atgatgggatCTTTCCGGCGCCCCAGGCCTCGGTTCATGAGCTCGCCGGTTCTGTCGGATCTCGCCCGGTTCCACGCCAGCTCGCCATCTCTACACATCTCCAACACCAGCGTGTGGAACAG CGTCCAATCGGCTGTGATCAAGGTGTTCCAGGGCGGAGCTCTGCAGACCAACGAGCTGTTCACGCTGAACGAGAGCATCAG GTGGCTCCTGAAAACAGAGATGGGCTCCTTCATCACCGAGTACTTCCAG aaccAGCTGCTGACCCGGGGTCTGTCTGACGTCCTGGATCAGATCCTCCTCCACGCCG GGAACGAGCGTCTGGTCGCCCTGGGAGACACGTGGGACAGATTCTTCACAGAGACGCTCCCCACCCTGCAGGCCATCTTCTACCCAGTCCAG ggtcaGGAGCTGACGGTCAGGCAGATGGTTCTTCTGGCCTTCAGAGACCTGGTGCTGTTAAAGCTCCACCTGGAGGAAACTCTGGGAACTGCTGCCTCCATCCCCCCACCTGTGACTCagatgctgctggtgctgcag ggAATCCACGAGTCCGGGACCCCCAGTCTGGAGTATTACCAGCTGGAGCGTCTGGTGGAGGTCGTTGTGCGTCCGTACGTCAGCAACGTGCTGCACAACACCAACCACCTGCTGCTAG agTCCCGTCATCTGCGGTTGTCGGGGTCGTTGCTAGGTGACCAGCCAGAGATCACCATCTGTCAGCACCACAGCTCGTCCGACTCCTCGTCTCTGGCTCCCCTGGTGGAGCAGGAGGGCGAGGCCTACCTGGAGAAGGCCGGAGGCGTGCGGCGCCACACGGTGGCCAACGCTCACTCAGACGTGCGGCTGCTGTCGGCCTCCGGCAGGATGCACgccagagcagagaggaacaaCGGGGTGGGGGGTGGCGCCGGGGGTGTGAGGTTCATGGTAGGGGGCGGGTCGATGAGTCCCTTCTCCAGCCAAACGGACATGATGGAGTCTCCGAGGGGCGGAGTTATCTGCCTTCCTGACAGCTaa